One genomic region from Nostoc sphaeroides encodes:
- a CDS encoding DUF2283 domain-containing protein: MSDVPIEDSDEEKPGVILDYDEHGNIIGLEILDASKRIDNPRSLEYSIST, encoded by the coding sequence TTGAGTGATGTACCCATAGAAGATAGTGACGAAGAAAAGCCAGGGGTAATTTTAGATTACGATGAACATGGAAATATTATCGGACTAGAAATATTAGACGCTTCCAAAAGAATCGATAATCCACGTTCCCTAGAGTATTCGATTTCTACATAA
- a CDS encoding magnesium chelatase subunit H, with amino-acid sequence MFTHVKSTIRHIAPDNLRGRSLIKVVYVVLESQYQSALSQAVRTINANNPNLAIEISGYLIEELRDPENYEEFKREIESANIFIASLIFIEDLAQKVVAAVEPHRDRLDVSVVFPSMPEVMRLSKMGSFSLAQLGQSKSAIAQFMRKRKEKSGAGFQDGMLKLLRTLPQVLKFLPMDKAQDARNFMLSFQYWLGGSPENLENFLLMLADKYVFKGLDKQNFAPSTYEQPVVYPDLGIWHPLAPGMFEDVREYLNWYTARKDISSDLKDPLAPCVGLVLQRTHLVTGDDAHYVAMVQELEALGARVLPVFAGGLDFSKPVDAYFYEPTTNTQLVDAVISLTGFALVGGPARQDHPKAIESLKRLNRPYMVALPLVFQTTEEWMDSDLGLHPIQVALQIAIPELDGAIEPIILSGRDGATGKAIALRDRVEAVAERALKWANLRRKPKLEKKVAITVFSFPPDKGNVGTAAYLDVFGSIYEVMKAMKNNGYDLPELPESAEALMQEVIHDAQAQYNSPELNVAYKMSVPEYEALTPYSHRLEENWGPPPGHLNSDGQNLLIYGKQFGNVFIGVQPTFGYEGDPMRLLFSRSASPHHGFAAYYTYLEQVWKADAVLHFGTHGSLEFMPGKQMGMSGDCYPDNLIGSIPNLYYYAANNPSEATIAKRRSYAETISYLTPPAENAGLYKGLKELSELIASYQTLKDSGRGVSIVNSIMDKCRIVNLDKDINLPETDARDMSTDERDNIVGNVYRKLMEIESRLLPCGLHVIGKPPSAEEAIATLVNIASLDRQEEGIQGLPGIIANSIGRSIDDIYQNNDRGILEDVQLLQDITLATRAAVTALVQEQIDAEGRVSLVSRLNFFNMGKKEPWVESLHKAGYPKVDNAALKPLFEYLEFCLEQVCADNELGALLRGLEGEYILPGPGGDPIRNPDVLPTGKNIHALDPQSIPTTAAVQSAKIVVDRLLVRNKAENDGKWPETIACVLWGTDNIKTYGESLAQIMWMVGVRPVPDALGRVNKLELISLEELGRPRIDVVINCSGVFRDLFINQMNLLDQGVKMAAEADEPLEMNFVRKHALQQAEDMGINLRQAATRVFSNASGSYSSNINLAVENSTWDSEAELQEMYLNRKSFSFNSDNPGIMDESRQIFESTLKTADATFQNLDSSEISLTDVSHYFDSDPTKLVASLRGDGKKPASYIADTTTANAQVRTLSETVRLDARTKLLNPKWYEGMLSHGYEGVRELSKRLVNTTGWSATAGAVDNWIYEDTNETFIKDEEMQKRLLNLNPHSFRKIVSTLLEVNGRGYWETSEDNLDRLRELYQEVEDRIEGIE; translated from the coding sequence ATGTTCACACACGTCAAGTCCACCATTAGACACATTGCGCCTGATAACTTACGCGGACGTAGTTTAATCAAGGTGGTCTATGTCGTGCTTGAGTCCCAGTACCAGAGTGCTTTGTCGCAAGCAGTTCGCACGATTAACGCGAACAATCCCAACTTGGCGATTGAAATCAGCGGGTACTTGATTGAGGAACTCCGCGACCCCGAAAATTACGAAGAGTTTAAACGAGAAATTGAGAGTGCGAATATCTTCATCGCTTCCCTCATTTTCATCGAAGACTTAGCACAGAAAGTAGTAGCAGCAGTAGAACCACACCGCGATCGCCTGGACGTTTCCGTTGTCTTTCCCTCTATGCCAGAGGTAATGCGCCTGAGTAAAATGGGCAGCTTTTCTTTGGCACAGTTGGGTCAGTCGAAGAGTGCGATCGCGCAATTCATGCGGAAACGCAAAGAAAAATCCGGTGCGGGATTCCAAGATGGAATGCTGAAGCTTTTGCGAACCCTCCCGCAAGTGCTGAAGTTTTTGCCAATGGACAAGGCACAGGATGCCCGAAATTTCATGCTCAGTTTTCAGTATTGGCTAGGTGGTTCTCCAGAAAACCTGGAAAACTTCTTGCTGATGCTAGCTGATAAATACGTATTTAAAGGTTTAGACAAACAGAATTTTGCACCTTCTACTTATGAACAGCCGGTGGTTTATCCCGATTTAGGGATTTGGCATCCTTTGGCTCCTGGTATGTTTGAAGATGTCAGAGAGTACCTCAATTGGTACACTGCTCGTAAGGATATTTCTAGCGATCTAAAAGATCCCCTAGCTCCTTGTGTCGGGTTAGTATTGCAACGCACTCACCTAGTTACAGGCGATGATGCCCATTATGTAGCAATGGTGCAGGAGTTGGAAGCACTAGGCGCACGGGTATTACCTGTATTTGCTGGTGGTTTGGATTTCTCCAAGCCTGTGGATGCCTACTTCTACGAACCGACTACCAACACACAATTGGTAGATGCAGTGATATCGCTGACCGGTTTTGCTTTAGTGGGTGGCCCAGCTAGACAAGATCACCCCAAGGCAATTGAATCACTCAAACGCTTAAACCGTCCTTACATGGTGGCGTTACCCTTAGTATTCCAAACCACAGAAGAGTGGATGGATAGCGATTTAGGGTTACATCCAATTCAAGTAGCTTTGCAAATTGCAATTCCTGAATTGGATGGAGCAATTGAGCCGATTATATTATCGGGTAGAGATGGAGCTACAGGCAAAGCGATCGCACTGCGCGATCGGGTGGAAGCTGTAGCCGAACGCGCCTTAAAATGGGCAAATCTCCGCCGCAAGCCGAAGCTGGAAAAAAAAGTCGCCATCACCGTTTTCAGCTTTCCGCCAGATAAAGGCAACGTCGGAACCGCCGCTTACTTGGATGTATTCGGTTCCATCTACGAGGTAATGAAAGCCATGAAGAATAATGGCTACGACTTACCAGAATTGCCAGAATCCGCCGAAGCGTTGATGCAAGAAGTCATCCATGACGCTCAAGCGCAGTACAACAGCCCAGAACTGAACGTTGCTTATAAAATGTCGGTTCCTGAGTATGAAGCGCTTACCCCCTACTCTCACCGCCTAGAGGAAAACTGGGGCCCACCTCCGGGACATCTCAACAGCGATGGACAAAACTTGCTAATTTATGGTAAGCAATTCGGCAACGTCTTCATCGGCGTACAACCCACATTTGGTTACGAAGGCGATCCAATGCGGTTGTTATTCTCCCGTTCAGCGAGTCCTCACCACGGTTTTGCTGCTTACTACACTTACCTAGAGCAAGTTTGGAAAGCTGATGCTGTACTGCACTTTGGTACACACGGTTCCTTAGAATTCATGCCAGGTAAACAGATGGGGATGTCTGGCGATTGTTATCCAGATAACTTGATTGGCTCAATTCCCAACCTGTATTACTACGCAGCGAATAATCCGAGTGAGGCGACAATTGCCAAACGTCGCAGTTATGCCGAAACAATTTCCTACTTGACACCGCCGGCAGAAAATGCTGGTTTGTATAAAGGTTTGAAGGAACTCAGCGAGTTAATTGCTTCCTACCAAACCTTAAAAGATAGTGGACGCGGTGTTTCCATTGTTAACAGCATCATGGATAAATGCCGGATCGTGAATCTGGATAAGGATATTAACCTGCCAGAAACCGATGCCAGAGACATGAGTACTGATGAGCGGGATAATATAGTTGGCAACGTCTACCGCAAGTTGATGGAAATCGAGTCGCGGTTATTGCCTTGTGGTTTGCACGTCATTGGTAAACCGCCAAGTGCAGAAGAAGCGATCGCAACTCTCGTTAACATTGCTAGTCTAGATCGTCAAGAAGAAGGAATTCAAGGCTTACCGGGAATTATCGCTAACAGCATTGGACGTAGCATTGACGATATTTACCAAAATAACGACAGAGGCATTTTAGAAGATGTCCAGTTATTGCAAGATATCACTTTGGCAACCCGTGCAGCAGTTACCGCCCTTGTCCAAGAGCAAATCGACGCAGAAGGACGAGTTTCTTTAGTTTCCCGGTTGAATTTCTTCAACATGGGCAAAAAAGAACCTTGGGTAGAATCATTGCATAAAGCAGGTTATCCCAAAGTTGATAACGCCGCCCTAAAACCCCTATTTGAGTATTTGGAATTCTGCCTAGAACAAGTTTGTGCCGACAACGAACTGGGAGCATTACTCAGAGGCTTGGAAGGTGAGTACATCCTACCCGGCCCTGGTGGCGATCCCATCCGCAACCCGGATGTGTTACCCACGGGTAAAAATATCCACGCACTCGATCCGCAATCCATCCCCACAACAGCAGCAGTACAATCAGCCAAAATCGTTGTAGATAGGCTTTTGGTACGTAATAAGGCTGAAAATGATGGAAAATGGCCAGAAACCATCGCCTGCGTCCTCTGGGGAACCGATAACATCAAAACTTACGGTGAATCCCTAGCGCAAATTATGTGGATGGTGGGCGTGCGTCCAGTTCCCGATGCTTTGGGACGGGTGAACAAGTTGGAGTTGATATCTTTAGAAGAGTTGGGACGACCCAGAATTGATGTAGTAATCAACTGTTCTGGTGTATTCCGCGACTTGTTCATCAACCAAATGAACCTGCTAGACCAAGGGGTGAAGATGGCAGCTGAGGCGGATGAACCCTTAGAAATGAACTTTGTTCGCAAACACGCTTTGCAACAAGCCGAAGACATGGGGATTAATCTGCGTCAAGCCGCGACGCGCGTTTTCTCCAACGCTTCTGGTTCCTATTCGTCAAATATCAACTTGGCGGTAGAAAACAGCACTTGGGATAGCGAAGCCGAGTTGCAGGAAATGTATCTCAACCGGAAATCATTCTCGTTCAATTCCGATAACCCCGGAATCATGGACGAATCCCGGCAGATTTTTGAAAGCACATTAAAAACTGCTGATGCAACTTTCCAAAATTTGGATTCTTCCGAGATTAGCTTAACGGACGTTTCCCACTACTTTGATTCAGATCCTACTAAGCTGGTGGCAAGTCTGCGGGGTGATGGTAAAAAACCAGCATCTTATATTGCAGATACAACCACAGCTAACGCCCAAGTGCGGACATTATCAGAAACCGTGCGTTTGGATGCGCGTACCAAATTGTTGAATCCAAAATGGTACGAGGGGATGCTATCTCACGGTTACGAAGGTGTGCGCGAACTCTCCAAGCGGTTGGTGAATACAACAGGTTGGAGTGCGACAGCCGGCGCTGTGGATAACTGGATTTATGAGGATACTAACGAAACCTTCATCAAAGATGAAGAAATGCAGAAACGTTTGCTGAACCTCAATCCCCATTCTTTCCGTAAGATTGTATCAACTTTGTTGGAAGTGAATGGACGCGGTTATTGGGAGACTAGCGAAGATAATTTAGATCGTCTGCGCGAGTTGTACCAAGAGGTTGAAGACCGGATTGAAGGGATAGAGTAG
- a CDS encoding type II toxin-antitoxin system RelE/ParE family toxin — protein sequence MYKVFLSVLYLLAILGCSQVIDSALIVEDIRLPGYDLHELKGDRKGTWSIKVSANWRITFKFEDGDAYDVNLEDYH from the coding sequence TTGTACAAGGTTTTTCTGTCAGTCCTGTACCTTTTGGCAATATTGGGATGCTCCCAAGTTATAGACTCAGCGTTAATTGTAGAAGATATTAGATTACCGGGTTATGATTTACATGAATTAAAAGGAGACAGGAAAGGAACTTGGTCAATTAAGGTATCAGCAAACTGGCGTATAACTTTTAAATTTGAAGATGGCGATGCTTATGATGTCAATCTTGAAGATTATCATTAA
- a CDS encoding HigA family addiction module antitoxin, with protein MDNWQDITDNRLVRPIHPGEVIADILDDLDINTANFAEILGVSNQTIQEIINGQSSITVDIAIRLGKALGNGPRLWLNLQQKVDLWDALQSHKEEYEQVITLV; from the coding sequence ATGGATAATTGGCAAGATATTACTGATAATAGATTAGTAAGACCAATACATCCTGGAGAAGTAATTGCAGATATTTTAGATGATTTAGATATTAATACTGCAAATTTTGCAGAAATTTTAGGAGTATCTAATCAAACAATTCAAGAAATCATTAATGGTCAAAGCTCAATTACAGTAGATATAGCAATACGTCTTGGTAAAGCTTTAGGAAATGGCCCAAGACTTTGGCTTAATCTTCAGCAAAAAGTCGATCTTTGGGATGCTTTGCAAAGCCATAAAGAAGAATATGAGCAAGTTATTACATTGGTTTAG
- a CDS encoding GIY-YIG nuclease family protein produces MRETGVIKFFGKNRRNQKINFGFINREDSNEIYIHKDNACYTVAELAERLGVEESIIESEKLKPNLYEWSISKDPKAIEWEYISATNNFHPVSLPEGMRVTFEVVTNTEKRKEEAKSLRLLLNQKTSILETSQPEQKTNITINISEDIIDDIDLNSLDAYYPLSRNKKVKPPIDFSEYFKKLQLIKRVSTVDFIYCLYLEKLDAIYWGMTSNLTQRMQQHYRGEVKSTREETVKGQMWILYTLPFKTREDAEKVEQQAWNKSGGGLLTNNDFSRGRQTFLEVECAGTVARMDFAYRHLINLGWTGTKITLKDFLSNTSKYLHLWDEIGNNIDHDVLAEIFDPVQIREQIRNRSSRKKSDNSEITSDISTVKKLRKNEVKYLVQYYTELNNKNQKVICGVITTPVIIMDCQNNNTSDKSILYLEAYETKEEAQKALKNVDYQIPNIYLYLLNHGWNGRTFNTQLLLSAFYQVNNIQNYCCHYPHNERLKIWRKYIIGRHQDERSYHIVNIERRLSTSANINWRTLLFPQEWIDIYEDYECEQHQQSLTTSDLGNKRRLNRNLNKSKFTLEAPLLPDSNTSDKSLAESDITDWTDLGSMSV; encoded by the coding sequence ATGAGAGAAACAGGCGTAATTAAGTTTTTTGGCAAGAACCGAAGAAATCAGAAAATTAATTTTGGTTTTATTAATCGTGAAGACAGTAATGAAATTTATATCCACAAAGATAACGCTTGTTATACGGTTGCTGAACTGGCTGAAAGATTAGGGGTAGAAGAAAGTATTATTGAATCTGAAAAATTAAAACCTAATTTGTATGAATGGAGTATTAGCAAAGATCCAAAAGCGATAGAGTGGGAATACATATCAGCAACAAATAATTTTCACCCTGTTTCTTTACCAGAAGGAATGCGCGTTACTTTTGAAGTAGTAACCAATACAGAAAAGCGTAAAGAGGAAGCTAAGAGTTTACGTCTTTTATTAAATCAAAAAACTAGCATATTAGAAACTTCTCAGCCTGAGCAGAAGACTAATATTACTATAAATATTAGTGAAGATATCATCGATGATATTGACTTAAATTCCCTAGATGCTTATTATCCCTTATCTAGAAATAAAAAAGTTAAACCTCCAATTGATTTTAGTGAATATTTTAAGAAGTTACAACTAATTAAGAGAGTAAGCACTGTTGATTTTATATATTGTCTATATTTAGAAAAATTAGATGCGATTTATTGGGGAATGACATCAAATTTAACCCAAAGAATGCAACAACATTATCGTGGTGAAGTCAAGTCAACCCGTGAAGAAACAGTAAAAGGACAGATGTGGATTTTATATACTTTACCATTTAAAACTAGAGAAGATGCTGAAAAAGTAGAACAACAAGCATGGAATAAATCAGGAGGAGGGTTATTGACAAATAATGATTTTTCGCGTGGTAGACAAACATTTCTAGAAGTCGAATGTGCGGGAACAGTAGCAAGAATGGATTTTGCTTATCGTCATCTCATTAATTTAGGTTGGACTGGTACAAAAATAACGCTTAAAGATTTTTTAAGCAATACATCTAAATATTTACACTTATGGGATGAAATAGGAAATAATATTGATCATGATGTATTAGCTGAAATATTTGATCCGGTTCAAATAAGAGAGCAAATCAGAAATCGTTCAAGTCGAAAAAAATCTGACAACTCTGAAATAACATCTGATATTAGTACGGTCAAAAAACTTAGAAAAAACGAAGTAAAGTATTTAGTTCAGTATTATACTGAATTAAATAATAAGAATCAAAAAGTTATATGTGGGGTTATTACAACACCTGTAATAATTATGGATTGCCAAAATAATAACACATCTGATAAATCAATTTTATATCTAGAAGCATACGAAACTAAAGAAGAAGCACAAAAGGCTTTAAAAAATGTAGATTATCAAATTCCTAATATATATCTATATCTATTAAATCATGGTTGGAATGGAAGAACATTCAATACACAACTTCTTTTATCTGCCTTTTATCAGGTAAATAACATACAAAACTATTGTTGTCATTACCCTCACAATGAAAGGTTAAAAATTTGGAGAAAATATATTATAGGAAGACATCAAGATGAGCGGTCTTATCATATTGTAAATATCGAAAGAAGATTGTCTACATCTGCTAATATTAACTGGCGTACTTTACTTTTTCCGCAAGAATGGATTGATATTTATGAAGACTATGAATGTGAGCAGCATCAGCAAAGCCTAACTACATCAGATTTAGGCAATAAAAGAAGATTAAACAGAAACCTAAATAAATCAAAATTTACTTTAGAAGCACCTTTATTACCAGATTCCAATACATCAGACAAATCTCTTGCAGAATCAGATATAACAGACTGGACAGACTTGGGTAGTATGAGTGTATAA